A DNA window from Chloroflexi bacterium ADurb.Bin180 contains the following coding sequences:
- the hoxY gene encoding NAD-reducing hydrogenase HoxS subunit delta, with the protein MAKNSKLKVAIYWAASCGGCDVAVVEIGHNLLKLKEAADILFWPAAMDFKYSDVEAMPDKHIDVCLFNGSVRTSENEHIAKLLRLKSKIMVAFGSCAYEGCIPGLANLYNRGDILTRVYEETPSTENPNGVIPTPHSKVPEGSLELPEFYDWVKPVGMVVPVEYSVPGCPPVASQVWAVLQTIIDGKLPPVGAVLGAGTKNLCEECERIRDGTKVKKFVRPHEVIADPNKCFLEQGIICSGPATRAGCGRPCIHVGMPCRGCYGPPEGVKDQGAKLLSAIMAVIDPEADVEQLVQQIADPVGTLYRFSLADSQLQQTKWAEEKKK; encoded by the coding sequence ATGGCAAAGAACAGCAAACTCAAGGTCGCGATCTACTGGGCGGCGAGCTGCGGCGGATGCGACGTGGCGGTCGTGGAGATTGGCCACAACCTCCTCAAACTCAAGGAGGCGGCGGACATCCTTTTCTGGCCGGCGGCGATGGATTTCAAGTACTCGGACGTTGAGGCAATGCCCGACAAGCACATCGACGTCTGCCTGTTCAATGGCAGCGTCCGCACGTCGGAGAACGAGCACATTGCCAAGCTACTTCGCCTCAAGTCCAAGATCATGGTCGCATTCGGGTCCTGCGCCTACGAAGGCTGCATCCCCGGCCTGGCCAACCTCTACAACCGGGGCGACATCCTCACTCGTGTCTACGAGGAGACGCCTTCAACCGAGAACCCCAACGGCGTCATCCCCACACCGCACAGCAAGGTGCCGGAAGGCAGCCTCGAGCTGCCCGAGTTCTACGACTGGGTCAAGCCGGTGGGTATGGTGGTGCCGGTGGAGTACTCAGTGCCGGGGTGCCCGCCTGTGGCCTCTCAGGTCTGGGCTGTGCTCCAGACCATCATCGACGGCAAGCTGCCGCCGGTGGGCGCAGTCCTTGGCGCGGGCACCAAGAACCTCTGCGAGGAGTGTGAGCGAATCCGCGATGGCACCAAGGTGAAAAAGTTCGTGCGGCCGCATGAGGTGATCGCCGACCCGAACAAATGCTTCCTGGAGCAAGGCATCATCTGCTCCGGGCCTGCTACGCGCGCCGGCTGCGGGAGGCCTTGCATTCACGTCGGAATGCCCTGCCGCGGATGCTACGGTCCGCCCGAAGGCGTAAAGGACCAGGGTGCCAAGCTCCTCAGCGCGATCATGGCCGTTATCGACCCCGAGGCCGATGTGGAGCAACTGGTGCAGCAGATCGCCGACCCGGTTGGCACCTTGTACCGCTTTAGTCTGGCCGATTCGCAGTTGCAGCAGACCAAGTGGGCTGAGGAAAAGAAGAAATGA
- the nuoI gene encoding NADH-quinone oxidoreductase subunit I — MRRGETIKRTDAQSLVLDRKLITRSHLLTVDRQRCVGCELCTAVCPMSAMSLAKGVLDNGRMVQRPSLDIDANKCNFCGECVVVCPVNALSMLVDGKTHIPVWDYEAFPVLFKEIKWDIARLTPRSAEAAASACPTEVITVDGKRDKSGKLTALKDVQVDTSNCIYCKQCEVASQEGFSVTHPFEGIIRLERSLCPAGCQACADICPTHALVMEDGQLVLHEQFCVYCGACTQICPAPEALLVKRHRVRNSQVKSGAWVAALEKLISTEMAALEMDVKSQQKRRKAVKFLPGVERA; from the coding sequence ATGAGACGCGGTGAGACGATCAAGCGCACTGATGCGCAGAGTCTGGTGCTCGACCGGAAGTTGATCACGCGTAGCCACCTGCTTACGGTGGACCGCCAGCGCTGCGTGGGCTGCGAGCTGTGTACGGCGGTCTGTCCTATGTCGGCTATGTCTCTGGCCAAGGGCGTGCTCGACAACGGCCGCATGGTTCAGCGTCCGAGCCTGGACATTGACGCCAACAAGTGCAACTTTTGCGGCGAGTGTGTGGTGGTGTGTCCGGTCAACGCGCTCAGCATGCTGGTTGACGGCAAGACCCATATCCCGGTGTGGGACTATGAGGCCTTCCCGGTGCTCTTCAAGGAAATCAAGTGGGACATAGCCAGGCTCACGCCCCGGTCGGCCGAGGCCGCGGCCAGTGCCTGCCCGACCGAAGTGATCACTGTGGACGGCAAGCGCGACAAGTCGGGCAAGCTTACGGCGCTGAAGGACGTTCAGGTTGACACCAGCAACTGCATCTACTGCAAGCAGTGCGAGGTCGCCAGCCAGGAGGGCTTCTCTGTCACCCATCCCTTTGAGGGAATCATCCGTCTAGAGCGCAGCCTCTGCCCGGCCGGGTGTCAGGCTTGCGCCGACATCTGCCCGACCCACGCCCTGGTGATGGAAGACGGCCAACTGGTTCTCCATGAGCAGTTCTGCGTCTACTGTGGTGCCTGCACGCAGATTTGCCCCGCTCCGGAGGCCCTGCTGGTCAAGCGCCATCGTGTGCGCAATAGCCAGGTCAAGTCGGGTGCCTGGGTAGCTGCCCTGGAAAAGCTCATCTCCACCGAGATGGCCGCACTGGAGATGGATGTCAAGTCCCAGCAAAAACGCCGCAAAGCAGTCAAGTTCCTGCCTGGCGTCGAACGCGCCTAG
- the hoxH gene encoding NAD-reducing hydrogenase HoxS subunit beta → MTETTKIRIDPITRLEGHGSINIFLDKAGKVARTYFQIPELRGFEKFCEGRPVEEMPRITQRICGVCPTAHHMAAVKAADAVYHVDPPPAAKKIREMMYTFFFVADHATHFYILGGPDFVVGPDAPPAERNIFGVIAKVGLDIGSKVIQALQDTHEAVAIIGGRYINPVGTLPGGVSKPISEQERVRLEQIGQGCVDFGQLSLKLFEDIVLKNKQYVAMIKSEDFTHRTYSMGLVDEHNRSNFYDGKVRVVDPDGKEFIKYGPNEYLEHIAERVEPWTYLKFPYLKNVGWKGFVDGKDSGIYRATPLSRCNAADGLATPLAQQHYERFYDAMGGKPVHATLATHWARLIELLYAGERALELARDPEITSTNIRTIPTATPDEGVGIVEAPRGTLTHHYITDERGLLRKVNLVVGTTNNHAPICMSVQKAAEGVIKPGKPVTQGLLNQVEMAFRAYDPCFGCATHAMPGQMPLTINLHDADGNLITVLSRDENGRVSTRRAEEL, encoded by the coding sequence ATGACAGAAACCACCAAGATCCGTATCGACCCAATCACCCGCCTGGAAGGGCACGGCAGCATCAACATCTTCCTGGACAAGGCGGGAAAGGTTGCCAGGACCTATTTCCAGATTCCCGAGCTGCGCGGCTTTGAAAAGTTCTGCGAGGGGCGCCCGGTAGAGGAGATGCCGCGCATCACCCAGCGCATCTGCGGGGTGTGCCCGACGGCCCACCATATGGCCGCCGTCAAGGCTGCCGATGCCGTCTATCACGTGGACCCGCCTCCGGCAGCGAAAAAGATCCGCGAGATGATGTACACCTTTTTCTTTGTCGCGGACCACGCCACCCACTTTTACATCCTGGGCGGCCCGGACTTTGTGGTCGGTCCCGACGCCCCTCCGGCCGAGCGCAACATCTTTGGCGTGATCGCCAAGGTCGGGCTCGACATCGGCAGCAAGGTCATCCAGGCGCTGCAGGACACCCATGAGGCAGTGGCCATCATCGGCGGACGCTACATCAATCCTGTGGGCACGCTGCCCGGCGGCGTGAGCAAGCCGATCAGTGAACAGGAGCGCGTACGGCTGGAGCAGATTGGCCAGGGATGCGTCGACTTCGGCCAACTGTCACTCAAGCTGTTCGAAGACATAGTGCTCAAGAACAAACAGTACGTCGCCATGATCAAGAGCGAGGACTTTACCCACCGCACCTACAGCATGGGTCTGGTCGACGAGCACAATCGGAGCAACTTTTACGATGGCAAGGTTCGCGTGGTCGACCCGGACGGCAAAGAGTTCATCAAGTACGGCCCCAATGAGTACTTGGAGCACATTGCCGAGCGTGTCGAGCCCTGGACCTACTTAAAGTTCCCCTACCTCAAGAACGTCGGCTGGAAGGGCTTTGTCGACGGCAAGGATAGCGGCATCTACCGCGCCACGCCGCTCTCGCGCTGCAACGCAGCGGATGGCCTGGCTACGCCGCTCGCCCAGCAGCACTATGAGCGCTTTTACGACGCGATGGGTGGCAAGCCGGTACACGCCACGCTGGCCACGCACTGGGCACGGCTCATCGAGCTGCTCTACGCGGGAGAACGCGCGCTCGAGCTGGCACGCGATCCGGAAATCACCAGCACCAACATACGCACCATCCCTACGGCAACGCCAGACGAAGGGGTTGGCATCGTCGAGGCGCCGCGCGGTACGCTCACCCACCACTACATCACCGATGAGCGCGGCCTCTTGCGCAAGGTCAACCTTGTCGTTGGCACCACCAACAACCACGCACCCATCTGCATGTCCGTGCAAAAGGCGGCCGAAGGTGTGATCAAGCCGGGCAAGCCGGTCACCCAGGGTCTGCTCAACCAGGTAGAAATGGCCTTCCGCGCCTACGACCCTTGCTTCGGATGCGCCACCCACGCCATGCCCGGCCAGATGCCGCTGACCATCAATCTGCATGACGCCGATGGCAACCTGATCACGGTGCTGAGCCGCGATGAGAACGGGCGGGTCTCTACCAGAAGGGCGGAGGAACTATGA